Proteins encoded within one genomic window of Amorphoplanes friuliensis DSM 7358:
- a CDS encoding rhomboid family intramembrane serine protease — MSESPVTAPVCYRHPSKETYVRCTRCERPICPDCMNEASVGHQCPECVADGRRTQRPARTAFGGSAAGRSGTATRVLIGINVVVGLISILSGGSGAVAGGGWGGLLGGSTPLTEWGAVLGSALYGPAGDLAVHGIANGEWYRLFTAMFLHYGVLHLLLNMYALWFLGRDIERVLGPLRFVGLYLLAGLGGNVAAYLFSAPNSMTAGASTAVFGLMAAIFVLLKRLNLSVAPILPVIVINVIFTFTISNISIAGHLGGMVIGGAVAAVLAYAPKDKRNLVQGLGTAAIFVILMALAVYRTLSLT, encoded by the coding sequence ATGAGTGAGTCTCCGGTGACGGCGCCGGTCTGCTACCGACATCCGTCGAAAGAGACCTACGTGCGCTGCACCCGCTGCGAGCGGCCGATCTGCCCGGACTGCATGAACGAGGCCTCGGTCGGCCACCAGTGCCCGGAATGTGTCGCCGATGGCAGGCGCACCCAGCGGCCGGCGCGCACCGCCTTCGGGGGGAGCGCCGCCGGCCGCTCCGGGACGGCCACGCGGGTCCTCATCGGCATCAACGTCGTCGTGGGGCTGATCTCGATCCTCTCCGGCGGCTCCGGCGCGGTCGCCGGTGGCGGCTGGGGCGGTCTGCTCGGCGGCAGCACCCCGCTGACCGAGTGGGGTGCGGTCCTCGGCTCGGCCCTCTACGGCCCGGCCGGTGATCTCGCCGTCCACGGCATCGCCAACGGCGAGTGGTACCGCCTGTTTACGGCGATGTTCCTCCACTACGGCGTGCTGCATCTCCTGCTGAACATGTACGCCCTGTGGTTCCTCGGCCGCGACATCGAGCGTGTGCTGGGCCCGCTGCGGTTCGTCGGCCTCTACCTGCTGGCGGGCCTCGGCGGCAACGTGGCGGCGTACCTCTTCTCGGCGCCCAACAGCATGACGGCGGGCGCCTCGACCGCGGTCTTCGGTCTGATGGCAGCCATCTTCGTGCTGCTCAAGCGGCTGAACCTCAGCGTCGCCCCGATCCTTCCGGTGATCGTCATCAACGTGATCTTCACCTTCACGATCTCGAACATCTCCATCGCCGGCCACCTCGGCGGCATGGTGATCGGCGGCGCGGTCGCAGCGGTCCTCGCCTACGCCCCCAAGGACAAACGCAACCTCGTCCAGGGCCTCGGCACCGCCGCCATCTTCGTGATCCTCATGGCCCTGGCCGTCTACCGAACGCTCAGCCTGACCTGA
- a CDS encoding acetyl-CoA C-acyltransferase, which yields MRDAVIVGAVRTPVGRRNGGLAEVHPADLSATVLRALAERTGFDPADVEDVMWGCVSQVGEQSWNIGRSAVLAAGWPESVPATTMDRQCGSSQQAVHFAAATVLSGQADLVVAGGVESMSRVPMGSSAAGADPYGAAIADRYGTSVFNQGVGAEMMAERWGFSRQQLDEYALASHAAAAKAQDAGDFDVEVVPVAGVTRDEGIRRDTTIEKLGGLKTPFKTDGVVTAGSASQISDGAAALAVTTSRWAAAHGLTPIARIHTAVVAADDPVIMLTAPLPATAKALARSGLTLDQIGVYEVNEAFAPVPLAWLAETGADPARLNPRGGAIALGHPLGASGARIMTTMLHHMRQTGVHYGLQTMCEGGGMANATVVELL from the coding sequence ATGCGAGATGCGGTGATCGTCGGAGCGGTACGGACTCCCGTCGGGCGGCGCAACGGCGGGCTGGCCGAGGTTCACCCGGCTGACCTGTCCGCGACCGTGTTGCGGGCTCTGGCCGAGCGGACGGGCTTCGACCCGGCCGACGTCGAGGACGTCATGTGGGGCTGTGTGTCGCAGGTCGGCGAGCAGTCCTGGAACATCGGGCGCAGCGCCGTCCTGGCCGCCGGATGGCCCGAGTCGGTGCCGGCGACGACGATGGACCGTCAGTGCGGTTCCAGCCAGCAGGCGGTGCACTTCGCCGCGGCGACCGTGCTGTCCGGGCAGGCCGATCTGGTCGTGGCCGGCGGTGTCGAGTCGATGAGCCGGGTGCCGATGGGGTCGAGCGCGGCCGGTGCCGACCCGTACGGCGCGGCGATCGCCGACCGTTACGGCACGTCGGTCTTCAACCAGGGTGTCGGCGCCGAGATGATGGCGGAACGCTGGGGTTTCTCGCGGCAGCAGCTTGATGAATACGCTCTGGCCAGCCACGCCGCGGCCGCCAAGGCGCAGGACGCCGGCGACTTCGACGTCGAGGTGGTGCCGGTCGCTGGTGTCACCCGCGACGAGGGCATCCGGCGCGACACCACGATCGAGAAGCTGGGCGGGCTGAAGACGCCCTTCAAGACCGACGGGGTGGTCACGGCCGGGTCGGCGTCACAGATCTCCGACGGCGCCGCCGCACTGGCTGTCACCACGTCGCGCTGGGCGGCCGCGCACGGCCTGACACCGATCGCGCGGATCCACACCGCGGTGGTCGCCGCCGACGATCCGGTGATCATGCTGACCGCGCCCCTCCCGGCCACCGCAAAAGCGCTGGCCCGGTCGGGTCTCACCCTTGATCAAATCGGAGTGTACGAGGTGAACGAGGCGTTCGCGCCCGTGCCGCTCGCCTGGCTGGCGGAGACCGGTGCCGACCCGGCGCGCCTCAACCCGCGCGGTGGAGCGATCGCTCTCGGTCACCCGCTCGGTGCCTCCGGCGCACGGATCATGACGACGATGCTGCACCACATGCGACAGACCGGCGTGCACTACGGCCTGCAGACCATGTGTGAAGGCGGAGGAATGGCCAACGCCACGGTGGTCGAGCTTCTGTAA
- a CDS encoding magnesium and cobalt transport protein CorA, with protein MSEDVRRNRTTGVNRSLSRAWTAPVRAMNRFLGTTDGVPAEPGREFHSTAVVDCGVYVNGKREPGEFTPDEALREACSRENTFVWLGLHEPTQAEMSAIARTYDLHELAVEDAVKAEQRPKLEQFGSVHFLVLRTARYVPHRELTENSQVVETGQMMIFVGERFVITVRHGDASRLAPVRADLESRGVLLEQGPWAVAYAVTDKVVDAYVEVADQVEADLDIIEEGAFSRGTGAPVQQIYQMKREIVEFRRAVVPLQRPLATITSPQSRLVPKEIRRYFRDVQDHLTRTVEQVSSYDDLLNSILQARLAQVTVDQNNDMRKIAAWAGIATVWTAIAGVEGMNFVHMPEQRWPYGYPVVFLLMLGISVLLYRAFRRNGWL; from the coding sequence ATGAGCGAAGACGTGCGCCGGAACAGGACCACCGGCGTGAACAGGTCCCTGTCGCGGGCGTGGACTGCCCCCGTACGGGCCATGAACCGGTTCCTCGGCACCACGGACGGGGTCCCGGCCGAGCCGGGTCGCGAATTTCACAGCACCGCGGTCGTGGACTGCGGCGTCTACGTGAACGGCAAGCGTGAGCCCGGTGAGTTCACTCCCGACGAGGCTCTGCGCGAGGCCTGCAGCCGTGAGAACACGTTCGTCTGGCTGGGCCTGCACGAGCCCACCCAAGCGGAGATGTCGGCGATCGCGCGCACCTACGACCTGCACGAACTCGCGGTCGAGGACGCGGTCAAGGCCGAGCAGCGGCCCAAGCTGGAGCAGTTCGGCAGCGTCCACTTCCTGGTCCTGCGGACCGCCCGCTACGTGCCGCACCGCGAGCTCACCGAGAATTCCCAGGTCGTCGAGACCGGGCAAATGATGATCTTCGTGGGCGAGCGCTTCGTGATCACGGTCCGGCACGGCGACGCCTCCCGCCTCGCCCCGGTACGCGCGGACCTCGAGTCCCGCGGCGTACTCCTCGAGCAGGGTCCGTGGGCGGTCGCGTACGCCGTGACGGACAAGGTCGTGGACGCGTACGTGGAGGTTGCCGACCAGGTGGAGGCCGACCTCGACATCATCGAGGAGGGTGCGTTCTCCCGGGGGACGGGTGCTCCGGTGCAGCAGATCTACCAGATGAAGCGCGAGATCGTGGAGTTCCGGCGGGCCGTCGTGCCCCTGCAGCGGCCCCTCGCCACGATCACCTCGCCGCAGAGCCGGCTGGTCCCCAAGGAGATCCGGCGCTACTTCCGCGACGTCCAGGACCACCTCACGCGGACGGTCGAGCAGGTCTCCTCGTACGACGACCTGCTGAACTCGATCCTCCAGGCGCGTCTGGCGCAGGTGACCGTCGACCAGAACAACGACATGCGCAAGATCGCCGCGTGGGCCGGTATCGCAACGGTGTGGACGGCGATCGCCGGCGTCGAGGGCATGAACTTCGTGCACATGCCCGAGCAGCGCTGGCCGTACGGCTATCCCGTGGTGTTCCTGCTGATGCTGGGCATCTCGGTGCTGCTCTACCGCGCGTTCCGCCGCAACGGCTGGCTCTGA
- a CDS encoding PH domain-containing protein — translation MSPLQWRVKPVLPITKLLGAIAVVVLVLAFGRRDPVQWVIAAGVAVALAGWAARDLIAPVRLSADTSGITMLTGFAHRHHVAWPQVERVRVDSRDRRGLRSRLLEIDTGDSLHLFSTNELGAEPEEVADALNALRSNAPL, via the coding sequence ATGTCGCCTCTTCAGTGGCGGGTGAAGCCCGTTCTGCCGATCACCAAACTGCTGGGTGCGATCGCCGTGGTGGTGCTCGTCCTCGCATTCGGACGCCGCGATCCGGTGCAGTGGGTCATCGCCGCCGGCGTTGCCGTCGCTCTGGCCGGCTGGGCGGCCCGCGACCTGATCGCCCCGGTCCGGCTGAGCGCGGACACGAGCGGCATCACCATGCTCACCGGATTTGCCCACCGTCACCACGTGGCCTGGCCGCAGGTCGAGCGGGTACGCGTCGACAGCCGCGACCGCCGCGGCCTGCGCAGCCGCCTGCTGGAGATCGACACCGGCGACAGCCTGCACCTCTTCAGCACCAACGAGCTCGGCGCCGAGCCGGAAGAGGTGGCCGACGCCCTCAACGCACTCCGCTCGAACGCCCCGCTCTGA
- a CDS encoding PLP-dependent aminotransferase family protein: MTAEQLISFARGAPSLDIVDVEGLKAAAARAFDADPAGVTAYGTSVGYVPLRKWIADKHGVSPDQVIVTNGSLQADAFLFNHLVQAGDDVIVEKPTYDRTLLNLQNLGGKVHQVTIEPDGIDVDELRGLLENGLRPKLAHIIPNYQNPAGVTLSLEKRQALLSLAVEYGFTIFEDDPYVDIRFRGEALPSMLSMDSENVVVHASSFTKTVCPGVRVGYLVGPAALIDAIAKKATNLYISPGMVSEAIVHQFCVSGDIDRSVQTVSTALAERAQVLAASLREHIPGATFTEPDGGYFLWVDLPESVDVDKLFPAAMKKGVAIVKGSDFLLDGGKSSVRLAFSAVTVDQIDEGVRRIAAAIAEISA; encoded by the coding sequence ATGACCGCTGAGCAGTTGATCTCCTTCGCCCGAGGGGCTCCGTCCCTGGACATCGTCGACGTCGAGGGCCTCAAGGCCGCCGCCGCGCGAGCCTTCGATGCCGACCCGGCCGGTGTGACCGCCTACGGCACTTCCGTCGGTTACGTCCCGCTGCGGAAGTGGATCGCCGACAAGCACGGGGTCTCCCCCGACCAGGTCATCGTGACGAACGGTTCGCTGCAGGCCGACGCGTTCCTCTTCAACCACCTGGTGCAGGCCGGCGACGACGTGATCGTGGAGAAGCCGACCTACGACCGCACCCTGCTGAACCTGCAGAACCTGGGCGGCAAGGTGCACCAGGTGACGATCGAGCCGGACGGCATCGACGTCGACGAGCTGCGTGGCCTGCTCGAGAACGGCCTGCGCCCGAAGCTCGCGCACATCATCCCGAACTACCAGAACCCGGCCGGTGTCACGCTCTCCCTGGAGAAGCGTCAGGCGCTGCTGAGCCTGGCCGTCGAGTACGGCTTCACGATCTTCGAGGACGACCCGTACGTCGACATCCGTTTCCGCGGTGAGGCGCTGCCGTCGATGCTGTCGATGGACTCGGAGAACGTCGTCGTCCACGCCTCCAGCTTCACCAAGACCGTGTGCCCGGGTGTCCGGGTCGGGTACCTGGTCGGTCCGGCCGCGCTGATCGACGCGATCGCGAAGAAGGCCACCAACCTCTACATCTCTCCCGGCATGGTGTCCGAGGCGATCGTGCACCAGTTCTGCGTCTCGGGGGACATCGACCGGTCGGTGCAGACCGTGAGCACCGCGCTGGCCGAGCGGGCGCAGGTGCTCGCCGCGTCGCTGCGTGAGCACATTCCGGGTGCGACCTTCACCGAGCCCGACGGTGGCTACTTCCTCTGGGTCGACCTGCCGGAGTCGGTGGACGTCGACAAGCTCTTCCCGGCCGCCATGAAGAAGGGTGTCGCCATCGTCAAGGGCAGCGACTTCCTGCTCGACGGGGGCAAGTCCTCGGTGCGGCTGGCGTTCTCGGCCGTGACCGTCGACCAGATCGACGAGGGTGTGCGCCGGATCGCCGCCGCCATCGCCGAGATCTCCGCCTGA
- a CDS encoding iron-containing alcohol dehydrogenase family protein, producing MPLLARSVQTPLHIDVRRGAVADLGRILADGRISAGGDVAVVVGPGQGERIADMIRPSLGSADVYTTTGGTLDAALELAAKLRSRSYDAVVGIGGGKTIDAAKYAANRWGMPMVSVATSLANDGIASPVASLINDGIKGSYGVHIPYAVIVDLDFVENGPERVNRAGIGDVISNISALADWDLGREVRGEPVDGLAASLSRVGAEAILTMPGDMQDDAFVTVLAETLISSGLAMAVCGSSRPCSGGCHEIIHATDTLFPGTASHGELAGLGALFCTYLRGDERRFAQMSDCLVRHNLPRTPADVGLDISQFVEVVEFAPKTRPDRYTILEHLAMSPDEIRRKLTEYADAVADR from the coding sequence ATGCCACTACTAGCCCGTAGCGTCCAGACGCCGCTGCACATCGACGTCCGGCGCGGCGCGGTCGCCGACCTCGGCCGGATACTCGCCGACGGCCGCATCTCCGCCGGCGGCGACGTCGCCGTGGTCGTCGGCCCCGGCCAGGGCGAACGCATCGCCGACATGATCCGGCCGTCGCTGGGCTCCGCCGACGTCTACACGACCACCGGCGGCACCCTCGACGCCGCGCTCGAGCTCGCCGCCAAGCTGCGCTCCCGCTCGTACGACGCGGTCGTCGGCATCGGCGGCGGCAAGACCATCGACGCCGCCAAGTACGCCGCGAACCGCTGGGGCATGCCGATGGTCTCGGTGGCCACCAGCCTCGCGAACGATGGCATCGCCTCCCCCGTCGCCAGCCTGATCAACGACGGCATCAAAGGCTCCTACGGCGTCCACATCCCGTACGCCGTGATCGTCGACCTGGACTTCGTCGAGAACGGCCCGGAACGCGTCAACCGCGCCGGCATCGGCGACGTGATCAGCAACATCAGCGCGCTGGCCGACTGGGACCTGGGCCGCGAGGTCCGCGGCGAACCCGTCGACGGCCTGGCCGCGTCCCTGTCCCGCGTCGGCGCCGAGGCCATCCTCACGATGCCCGGCGACATGCAGGACGACGCGTTCGTCACGGTCCTCGCCGAAACCCTGATCTCCAGCGGCCTCGCCATGGCAGTCTGCGGCAGCAGCCGGCCGTGCAGCGGTGGCTGCCACGAAATCATCCACGCGACGGACACGCTCTTCCCGGGTACGGCCTCCCACGGCGAACTGGCCGGCCTCGGCGCCCTCTTCTGCACCTACCTCCGCGGCGACGAGCGGCGCTTCGCCCAGATGTCCGACTGCCTCGTCCGCCACAACCTGCCCCGTACCCCGGCCGACGTCGGCCTCGACATCAGCCAGTTCGTGGAGGTCGTCGAGTTCGCCCCGAAAACCCGCCCCGACCGGTACACGATCCTGGAACACCTGGCGATGAGCCCGGACGAGATCCGCAGGAAGCTGACCGAATATGCCGACGCCGTCGCCGACCGCTGA
- a CDS encoding sugar phosphate nucleotidyltransferase, whose translation MIGLVLAAGAGRRLRPYTDTLPKALVPVDGETTIMDISLRNLAAAGLTDVTIVVGYQAGAVESRKDAFEQKYGVKITLVHNDKAEEWNNAYSLWLARDQFAQGALLVNGDTVHPVSVEHTLLNSRGPGILLAVDNVKKLADEEMKTIFSADGRLTKITKLMDPAEAFGEYIGATIIEAEAAADLADALKTTWERDPNLYYEDGYQEYANRGGEIRAATIGDIPWVEVDNHDDLAKARDIACHY comes from the coding sequence ATGATCGGTCTTGTACTCGCTGCCGGCGCCGGACGCAGGCTGCGCCCGTACACCGACACGCTGCCGAAGGCGCTGGTCCCCGTCGACGGGGAGACGACCATCATGGATATCTCCCTGCGTAACCTCGCGGCCGCGGGCCTGACCGACGTGACGATCGTCGTCGGCTACCAGGCGGGCGCGGTCGAGTCACGCAAGGACGCCTTCGAGCAGAAGTACGGCGTCAAGATCACGCTCGTGCACAACGACAAGGCCGAGGAGTGGAACAACGCCTACTCCCTGTGGCTGGCCCGTGACCAGTTCGCGCAGGGCGCGCTGCTCGTCAACGGCGACACCGTCCACCCGGTGAGCGTGGAGCACACCCTCCTCAACAGCCGCGGCCCCGGCATTCTTCTCGCCGTTGACAATGTGAAGAAGCTGGCTGACGAGGAGATGAAGACCATCTTCTCCGCAGATGGCCGGCTCACGAAGATCACGAAACTGATGGACCCGGCCGAGGCGTTCGGCGAGTATATCGGCGCGACGATCATCGAGGCCGAGGCCGCCGCCGACCTCGCCGACGCCCTCAAGACCACCTGGGAGCGCGACCCCAACCTCTACTACGAGGACGGCTACCAGGAGTACGCGAACCGCGGCGGTGAGATCCGCGCCGCGACCATCGGTGACATCCCCTGGGTCGAGGTGGACAACCACGACGACCTCGCCAAGGCGCGGGACATCGCATGCCACTACTAG
- the eccB gene encoding type VII secretion protein EccB, protein MPSRQDQLHSYQYSQQRVVAALVTHDPDPHRSPLRRAGSAALISLVVACLAVGGAAVYGLLKGRSTVQPRNEAVVFMEKGSGARYVYLKSDDRMHPVLNYSSGLLIAGAPEPTMVNASSESLAKVPLGDPLGIPDAPDSLPSAKKGLVDEVWTVCSLATQGATTPQSLVSVGDRLTDGTVLPVPRADTPAAELRGLLVSDPSQRTYLVYNNKRFLIPAGRLQQTSVYFGWTQQPLPVATAWSNSVPIGPDLKPPAIPGLGDPSAKIPGFEVGQLLQIHSDSGGDQWGAVLSDGVADITDVQARLMQVEPQVYPRREMDLNLYSTLPHSATQLVTAASEAGFPPAVPVLLNGPRQVCLTSDGEDKDVPEVSIRIGPTVPKGSPVTGAPTVPGGVQADLVYVPRGKGALVVAAASSTAPAGSGTVSIITDTGRRYPIASRDVLPRLGYGGVQPDPIPGQLVALLPQGPALDPVRARQADATQQ, encoded by the coding sequence GTGCCGTCACGCCAGGATCAGCTGCACTCGTACCAGTACTCGCAGCAGCGGGTGGTCGCCGCACTGGTCACCCACGACCCCGACCCGCACCGCTCACCATTGCGGCGGGCCGGTAGCGCGGCGCTGATCAGTCTGGTCGTCGCGTGTCTCGCGGTCGGCGGTGCCGCGGTCTACGGCCTGCTCAAGGGCCGCAGCACCGTGCAGCCGCGCAACGAGGCCGTGGTGTTCATGGAAAAGGGCTCAGGCGCCCGGTACGTCTACCTGAAGTCGGACGACCGCATGCACCCGGTGCTCAACTACAGCTCCGGCCTGCTGATCGCCGGCGCACCCGAGCCGACGATGGTCAACGCCTCCTCGGAGAGCCTGGCCAAGGTGCCGCTGGGTGACCCGCTCGGCATTCCGGACGCCCCCGACTCGCTGCCGTCGGCCAAGAAGGGCCTGGTCGACGAGGTGTGGACGGTGTGCTCGCTGGCCACGCAGGGCGCCACGACGCCACAGAGCCTGGTGTCGGTCGGCGACCGGCTCACGGACGGCACGGTGCTGCCGGTCCCCCGCGCCGACACTCCGGCTGCCGAGCTGCGCGGGCTGCTGGTCTCGGACCCGTCCCAGCGCACCTACCTGGTCTACAACAACAAACGCTTCCTGATCCCGGCCGGGCGGCTGCAGCAGACCTCGGTCTACTTCGGCTGGACCCAGCAGCCGTTGCCGGTCGCGACCGCCTGGAGCAACTCCGTGCCGATCGGCCCGGACCTCAAGCCGCCGGCCATCCCCGGCCTCGGTGACCCGTCAGCGAAGATCCCCGGCTTCGAGGTCGGGCAGCTGCTGCAGATCCACAGCGACTCGGGCGGCGACCAGTGGGGCGCCGTGCTGAGCGACGGTGTTGCCGACATCACCGACGTGCAGGCGCGGTTGATGCAGGTCGAGCCCCAGGTCTACCCCCGCCGCGAGATGGACCTCAACCTCTACAGCACCCTGCCGCACTCCGCCACGCAGCTGGTCACCGCCGCGAGCGAGGCCGGTTTCCCGCCGGCGGTCCCGGTGCTCCTCAACGGCCCGCGGCAGGTCTGCCTGACCTCCGACGGTGAGGACAAGGACGTTCCCGAGGTCAGCATCCGCATCGGTCCCACCGTGCCCAAGGGCAGCCCGGTGACCGGCGCCCCGACGGTTCCGGGTGGCGTCCAGGCCGATCTTGTCTACGTTCCCCGGGGCAAAGGCGCGCTGGTGGTGGCCGCGGCGTCGTCGACCGCTCCGGCCGGCAGCGGCACGGTGAGCATCATCACCGACACCGGCCGGCGTTATCCGATCGCCAGCCGCGACGTCCTGCCGCGTCTCGGTTACGGCGGCGTGCAGCCCGACCCGATCCCCGGCCAGCTGGTCGCGCTCCTGCCGCAAGGTCCGGCCCTGGATCCCGTACGAGCTCGGCAGGCGGACGCTACGCAGCAGTAA
- a CDS encoding peptidylprolyl isomerase yields the protein MADTLYATLHTNHGPIRLQLFPDHAPATVRNFVELAEGTKDYVDPRTGQKGNGPYYDGTISHRVIAGFMVQLGDPTGTGRGGPGFQFADEFHPELQFDRPYVLAMANAGPGTNGSQFFITVGPTPHLNRRHTIFGQVADEASAKVVDSIATTPTGPGDRPREDVVVERVEIERAAG from the coding sequence GTGGCCGACACTCTTTACGCCACCCTGCACACCAATCACGGCCCGATCCGGTTGCAGCTGTTCCCGGACCACGCGCCGGCGACCGTGCGCAACTTCGTGGAGCTCGCCGAGGGCACCAAGGATTACGTCGACCCGCGGACCGGCCAGAAGGGCAACGGCCCGTACTACGACGGCACGATCTCGCACCGCGTCATCGCCGGCTTCATGGTCCAGCTGGGCGACCCGACCGGTACGGGCCGCGGCGGCCCGGGCTTCCAGTTCGCCGACGAGTTCCACCCCGAGCTGCAGTTCGACCGCCCGTACGTGCTCGCCATGGCGAACGCGGGCCCGGGCACGAACGGTTCGCAGTTCTTCATCACGGTCGGACCGACCCCGCACCTGAACCGGCGTCACACCATCTTCGGCCAGGTTGCCGACGAGGCGTCCGCCAAGGTCGTGGACTCGATCGCGACGACCCCGACCGGCCCCGGCGACCGTCCCCGCGAGGACGTCGTCGTGGAGCGCGTGGAGATCGAGCGCGCAGCCGGTTAG
- a CDS encoding transketolase: MTVTAVRPDLLGTLLTRVTGDEKHAPSAFSTLDVLWVLYDRILRVTPETVDEPDRDRFLLSKGHGPAAYYAVLAANGFIPVDWLDDLGGADSHLGHHPDRVLIPGVEIGTGSLGHGLGLAVGTALGLRAQGFDSRTFVLVGDAELDEGSNHEAIAYAAAARIRSLTAIVIDNQSSTHGWPGGIASRFPGWTTSIVDGRDHDAIEHALSEKDRDRPHVVVAAVEKKG, translated from the coding sequence ATGACCGTCACAGCTGTAAGGCCAGACCTGCTGGGCACGCTGCTGACCCGCGTGACCGGCGATGAGAAGCACGCGCCCAGTGCGTTTTCGACGCTTGATGTGCTCTGGGTGCTCTACGACCGCATTTTGCGGGTCACTCCTGAGACCGTGGACGAGCCGGACCGGGACCGGTTCCTGTTGTCCAAGGGGCATGGGCCGGCCGCCTATTACGCCGTCCTCGCCGCCAACGGGTTCATTCCTGTCGACTGGCTCGACGATCTCGGGGGCGCCGACAGCCACCTCGGTCATCATCCGGACCGCGTGCTGATTCCCGGTGTTGAGATCGGCACCGGGTCGCTCGGGCACGGGCTGGGCCTGGCCGTCGGCACCGCGTTGGGGCTGCGTGCGCAGGGTTTTGATTCGCGGACGTTTGTGCTGGTCGGTGACGCCGAACTGGACGAGGGTTCCAATCACGAAGCTATCGCCTACGCCGCCGCGGCAAGGATTCGTTCGCTCACGGCCATCGTGATCGACAACCAGTCCTCGACACACGGCTGGCCGGGTGGGATCGCGAGCCGGTTCCCCGGATGGACGACCTCCATCGTGGATGGACGTGATCACGACGCCATTGAGCATGCCCTGTCGGAGAAGGACCGGGATCGGCCGCATGTTGTTGTTGCCGCTGTTGAGAAGAAGGGCTGA
- the soxR gene encoding redox-sensitive transcriptional activator SoxR, whose amino-acid sequence MELLTIGDMAARSGVSPSALRFYEREGLIRSTRTGGNQRRYERHELRRIAFIRIAQQVGVSLEEIRSALATLPESRTPTKADWARLSARWRRKLEDRIAIMERLRDQLTGCIGCGCLSLQRCNLINPEDRLAERGKGPQMILNPPA is encoded by the coding sequence GTGGAACTCCTCACCATCGGCGACATGGCCGCCCGCAGCGGCGTGTCCCCATCGGCGCTGCGCTTTTACGAACGCGAAGGGTTGATCCGCTCTACGCGTACCGGAGGGAATCAGCGCCGGTACGAACGGCATGAGCTGCGGCGAATCGCGTTCATCCGGATCGCTCAGCAGGTCGGAGTGTCACTGGAGGAGATCCGTTCCGCGCTCGCAACTCTCCCGGAGAGCCGGACGCCTACGAAGGCGGACTGGGCCCGGCTGTCGGCCCGGTGGCGTCGCAAGCTCGAGGACCGTATCGCCATCATGGAACGGCTCCGCGATCAGCTGACGGGTTGTATCGGCTGCGGCTGCCTCAGCCTGCAACGCTGCAACCTCATCAACCCCGAAGACCGCCTCGCGGAACGCGGAAAGGGCCCTCAGATGATCCTCAACCCTCCGGCATGA
- a CDS encoding transketolase family protein has translation MRETFVATTSALLDEDPRTAVVLADISTDAFRPAQRKHPDRVLNVGIREQLMAGVAGGLALTGLRPFVHSYAPFVIDRAYEQIKLDFGHQDTGAVLVSIGASYDASAEGYTHQSSGDVALLDTLEGWTVHVPGHPDEVAAVLRAAATNDDRVYVRLSTQQNSQGYAPTSDLQVMRRGWAGAPVVLAVGPMLDPVLDATRDLDVTVAYTMTPRPLDGRGLRELVSREVVVVEPYLAGTSSRLVAAALSDVPHRELHLGVGRAEQRRYGTPADHARWHGLDPAGLRESITGFLS, from the coding sequence GTGCGGGAGACCTTCGTTGCCACCACCAGTGCGCTGCTCGACGAGGATCCGCGGACCGCCGTGGTGCTCGCTGACATCTCCACGGACGCGTTCCGGCCTGCGCAGCGGAAACATCCTGACCGGGTGCTCAACGTCGGCATTCGGGAGCAGCTCATGGCCGGGGTGGCCGGTGGGCTCGCGCTGACCGGGCTGCGGCCGTTCGTGCACTCGTACGCGCCGTTTGTCATCGATCGGGCCTATGAGCAGATCAAGCTGGACTTCGGGCATCAGGACACCGGGGCGGTGCTGGTCAGCATCGGTGCTTCCTACGACGCGTCGGCTGAGGGTTACACCCATCAGTCGTCCGGGGACGTTGCCCTGCTGGACACGCTCGAGGGGTGGACCGTGCACGTGCCGGGTCACCCGGACGAGGTGGCGGCGGTGCTGCGTGCGGCGGCCACGAACGACGACCGGGTCTACGTGCGCCTTTCCACCCAGCAGAACAGCCAGGGGTACGCCCCCACAAGCGACCTGCAGGTGATGCGCCGCGGCTGGGCCGGCGCCCCGGTGGTGCTTGCGGTCGGGCCGATGCTCGACCCGGTGCTCGACGCGACGCGGGACCTGGACGTCACCGTGGCGTACACGATGACACCTCGGCCGCTGGACGGTCGCGGGCTGCGGGAGCTGGTGAGCCGCGAGGTTGTCGTGGTCGAGCCGTACCTGGCCGGCACGTCGAGCCGGCTGGTGGCAGCGGCCCTGTCCGACGTACCTCATCGGGAGCTGCACCTCGGCGTGGGCCGCGCGGAGCAGCGGCGTTATGGGACCCCGGCGGACCATGCGCGGTGGCACGGCCTCGACCCCGCGGGTCTGCGCGAGTCGATCACCGGTTTCCTGAGCTAG